A genomic region of Megalobrama amblycephala isolate DHTTF-2021 linkage group LG6, ASM1881202v1, whole genome shotgun sequence contains the following coding sequences:
- the tmsb4x gene encoding thymosin beta-4 produces MSDKPNLEEVTSFDKTKLKKTETQEKNPLPSKETIEQEKQAGSS; encoded by the exons ATGTCTGACAAGCCAAATCTCGAGGAGGTGACCAGCTTTGACAAAACCAAGCTGAAGAAAACAGAAACTCAGGAGAAAAATCCGTTGCCGTCAAAAGAAA CCATCGAACAGGAGAAACAGGCGGGCTCGTCATGA